In Coriobacteriia bacterium, the DNA window CGTGCAGTAGTAGCCGTCGTAGGTTCCCTTGTAGAGATAGCCATTGTCATGGAGCTTCTGCATGAAGTCCTGGACGCCCTTAACGTGATGCGGCTGCGTCGTGCGGATGAAGTCGTCGTTGGTGATGTCGAGCTCGTGCCACAGGTCGGTGAACTGCGTGACCTGGCTGTCGCACCACTCCTGCGGCGTCATGCCGTGCTCGGCGGCCGCCTCGGCGACCTTCTCGCCATGCTCGTCCATGCCGGTGAGGAAGAAGACGTCGCGCCCGTCCATGCGTGCGAAGCGCGCAGTGGCATCGGCCGCGACGGTGGTGTACGCGGTGCCGATGTGCGGCTCGCCGTTGACGTAGTAGATGGGTGTGGTGACGTAGAAGCTGTCTTTGGTCATGGGATATCGGTCCTCACTCGTACGGGTGTGCTGGAGGAGATTATAGCGGCTTGCGCAGGGCGCAGGCTGTTTAGATTGAATGCAAAATGCTTAGATGAAACGTGGGCATGTCCGATGAGCTTGGGCATTCAACACTCACGGCCTGTCCGCCGCCCGCTAGCGGCCATAGAGGAGCACGATGCATTGCTATCTCAATCGGTATTCCCACTTATCGAGCCAGTTGGTTCTGACGCGTTCAGCTACTCCATTCTCAACAACTAACATGGAGCCATCCCCGACTGGTTGCATGCGACTAGTAAGTGAGAAGGTATCGCACAGCCATATATCATCTCTTTTTGACCGCAGCTTCATACATGTTTCTACAGGCGTGTGCCCCACAATTTGGTTCACTCGAGATGCAGCGTCCGCCTGCAGATCGCGTTTGTCGGCCCAAAGCGGCGATGGCAGCTCACAACCTCCCCTTGATGGACCACAAGATGCAAGTGCCCGCCAGTCGTAGTATGACCCATCGAAATACATTTCATTGATTCTTGTCGCCAAGCTCTCTGTATTGTCAGCTCTTGGCGCGTACTCGTTCCTCCATTCTTCAGTCACCCCCGCATGCGTGATGAGATGCCCATCGCAGGAAATTGCAGCGCACATTTTAAATTGGCCGAGAAGCTCACGGATACTGTCCATCGCTTCAAGATGGGTACCCGAGCATCCCTCACCAAGCAAATACTCAAAGTCGTGATTGCCCAATACAAGAATGACCTCGATATCTCTAGTCGCGGCTAACTTAATCCACCGTGCCTGAACATCAAGTGCGTCTATTACGTCTTTTGCCGTCGTATTCCACTCATCTACGTAATCACCCAGGAAGATGATTCTGCTTGGTTCAAAACATGAGACTACCTCATCCACCAAAGGGAGGACTATCCTTTGTTTGCAGTGCATATCACCAACGATAAGAGTTTTTGACATGAGGCTCCTCAGGACTACGCGTATTGTATCGACTTCGCGAGCGGCAGCATATCAGCATTGTTATAAGGCAACCAGATAAATGATTATTTAGCTGCGTTGCTTTCAAGCGAATTTGCTCAGAGATTTACGGCAAATACGCCAACTGCTCCACTAGGTGAAGTTCTTGCCATTTCGACGAAAACTCTAAACCCGCGCGGCTGTGCAGGTGAGATATGGGAACATTACAGTATCCCCGCCTTTGATGAGAGCCATTGGCCTGTCTTTGAGCCGGCAGAAAACATCAAAAGCAATAAGTACATTATTGACACTGATTGCATTCTGATATCTAAGCTGAATCCATCTATGAAGCGAATGTGGGTACCACCTTGTGTATCAGACAAAGCGGTTTGTTCAACGGAATTCATTGTTTATAAGGGTAGTGTCCCGAATGTTGGTGTAGGCACCTAGAATCTGGTTCGTATTCTAGCCCATCATCTAGGCGGCCCTCCTTCCAATCGGATTATCGGCGACCACGACATCGATGATCCGCCTCGCATGCTCTTCGGCGGTTCCCTCGTATGCAGGCGCAGGAGCGGTCGGCTTTGACGGAGCCGTTGCCTGAGCGATCGATTCCTCCGTGAACCATCTCCTGCTCGCCCAATCCTCGTCCATCTCGGAGAACACGGCTCCCAGCATCCGGATCAGCGACTTTCTGGATGGGAATACCTGCACTACGCGGCTCCTCCTCTTGAGCTCGCGGTTGGCACGCTCCTGCACGTTGTTGGTGCGAAGGCGCCTGTGGTGGGCATAGGGAAAATCGAGATAGGCGAGGGCATCCGCCTCTGCCTCCTCCAAAAGCTCCGCCGCCTTCGGACAGAAGCTGGAGACCTCCTCGCATGCAAGATGGTAGAGCTCGCGCACGAGATCCGGGTCGCGCTCGTCGAAGACGGCGTGCAGGATGGCGAGCACAGCCGCCCTCTTTTGCCTCGTGGGTGCACTTGATGCGGCATTCCTCATCAAGTGCACGATGCAGCGTTGCCAAGCAGCTCCTGGAAAGACCTCCTCTATCGCACGCCTCAGTCCCTCATGGGCATCGGAGGTCACGCAGGCTACACCGTCTACCCCTCTCTCGCGAAGCGACCTCAAGAATGAGATCCAGCCTGCATAGGTCTCCGTATCGATGGCATCAAGGCTCAGCAGGCGCCTATAACCATCAGCGCCGACACCAATCGCGGTAACGAGGGCGCAAGAGGAGACATGACCTTCATCACGGCATTTGATATAGGTGGCATCGAGCCAGATGTAGGGATATGCCACCTCCGAAAGATCGCGGCTCTGCAAATCGGCCACGATGTCATCCAAGGACTCGCAGATCCGCGACACTTGGCTTGAGCTCATGCGCTCGATGCCCATAGTGTGAGCTACGCGCTCGACCTTCCTTGTTGACACACCATTTGTCACCATTTCCGATATCGCCGCGATTACCGCACGATCCACCCGTGAATAACGCACTATCAGATCCTCTGGGAAATAGCTGCCTCGCCTGAGTTTTGGGATGCGCAGGTTGATCGTGCCAACACTGGTGTGAAGCATCCGCTCGCGATATCCGTTTCTCCGGTTGCCATCGGCGCAGGCGTCTTCTGCCTGCGCGTCCATTATCTCGTTTACAAGCGATTCGGCCATGATGCGGATGAGCTCTTGGATGTTGACCATCCCGTCATCGAATCTCGGTAAATCTTGGCAAAGTGCTTGCTGCTGCTCTAAACTGTTCATTGCGGTCATCCCTTTCATCTCGAACTTCAGCAATTCAAGATTCTAGGCGATGACCGTTTCTTATGTTTCAATCGAAACGGTTCTTACACCAACATTTGGGACATGATCCCTTGCTTGTCCCTTGAACAACGTGCGCATGATTATTGACGCGAAATTTACCAGCGACCATATTGGCAATAGGCTGTTTTCTAGAACGAAGGTTCTCCCCATCTTCCGCAACCAACAAATACTCGCCTTCGTACGAGTAGTCATCTAGATAATCAACAATGCCCTGTGCTCCATAGTATGGATATATTCCAGCTCGCGTTTCGCGCTGCCTTGCAGAAAGTGGCTCTCTGAGCGAGTCGCAAATCTCAACAACATCTCCCAAGGAAATGTTACATCCCATACCCAATCGCCTCCAGATTCTTCTTAATCTGTTCTTGCAAGCGATTGGATTCTTCGAAGCACTTCGCCAACTCGCCGGTCAAGCGTTCCATCTTTTCCTCGAAAGGTTCACCATCATCTTCGACATCGGCGATGCCCACATAACGCCCGGGCGTAAGGATGTAATCCTGCTTTGCGATGTCATCGATAGTGGCTATCGCACTGAAGCCCTTTTCTTCTTCAAGCTTGCCCTCCCTGAAAGCGTCGAATGCTCTGGCGACTCTCGCGATATCCTCATCGGTAAACTCACGCAACCTGCGGCTCACCATCGTGCCCATCTCGCGGGCATCGATGAAAAGCGTCTCTCCTGGTCGAGACTTTCCCTTCGAAATGATCCAGAGACTAACGGGAATGCCCGTGCTGTAGAAAAGCTTGTCAGGCATGGCTACGATACCCTCAACCAAATCGGCATCGACGATGGCTTTTCTGATGTCACCTTCACCGCCCGATTGACTCGATAATGAGCCATTGGCAAGCACCATTCCCATGCGGCCGCCTTGGGCAAGATGGTGAATCATGTGCTGCACCCATGCGAAGTTCGCATTTCCTTCAGGAGGGGTGCCAAATTCCCATCGCGGATCATTCGCAAGTTCCTTGCCTCCCCAATCTTTCAAATTGAACGGAGGGTTAGCCAGGATGAAGTCGAAGTCCTCGAACTTGTGAACATCATCAAAGAACGTATCTTTATTCGCTGGTCCAAGGTTCGCATCAATACCCCTGATGGCAAGGTTCATTGTCGCCATTTTCCAAGTGGTCGGATTGCTCTCCTGACCATAAATAGACAAATCGTCAATGTTGCCTTGGTGACGCTTGACGAACTCGGCCGACTGCACGAACATCCCGCCACTTCCACAGCAAGGGTCGTATACGCGCCCATGATAGGGCTCGATAATCTCGACGAGCGTCTTCACGATACACGCCGGCGTGTAGAATTCGCCAGCGTTCTTTCCCTCGGCTTCGGCAAACTTGCTCAGGCAGTACTCATAAGTTCGACCAAGAATATCCCTCGTATCGCCTTTCTCAGCCATTTGAACATTGGTGAAAAGGTCCACCACATCGCCAAGGCGGCGCTTATCCAGTTCTTGCCGGGCAAAGTTCTTGGGAAGGATATTCTTGAGCTTCGGATTTTCGGCTTCGATTTGGCGCATGGCCTCGTCGATGACTTTGCCAATCTCCGGCTCATGCGCAGCTGCGGCTATTTCAGACCAGCGAGCGCTTGCGGGGACATAGAAAATGTTTCTATAGCTGTATTCATCTCTGTCTTCCTCAAAACCATCGCCCTCGTCGACAAGCTCCTGATAGCGTTCGTCAAACTTGTCGGAAATGTATTTCAGGAAGATTAGACCCAAGATAACGCTTTTGTACTCCGAAGCATCTAGGTTGCCGCGAAGCTTGTCGGCCGCCTTCCAAATTTGCTCCTCGAAACCTATCTCCGCGGTATTCTCGCTCTTTTTTGCCATGCTCGTCCTTACTCGTGAATCTTGTTATCAGCCCAAAGCTCGCACTGGGCCATGACGGTCTCGAGGGCGCCTGCCGCTTCCTCAGGTGGGTACTTGTACTTTTTCAGCAGCCTCTTGATAGCACGCCTCATGCCCGCTCTCGCACTCTCCTTCTTCTGCCAGTCTATCGTCGCGCTTCTCTGCAACGTATCCGTTAACTCGCGGCTTATCGCGACAAGCTGATCGTTGTCGTAGAAATCCTTGACGGCCTGTGGTTTGGTGATGGCATCATAGAATGCCATCTCCTCATCGGTAA includes these proteins:
- a CDS encoding IS256 family transposase gives rise to the protein MTAMNSLEQQQALCQDLPRFDDGMVNIQELIRIMAESLVNEIMDAQAEDACADGNRRNGYRERMLHTSVGTINLRIPKLRRGSYFPEDLIVRYSRVDRAVIAAISEMVTNGVSTRKVERVAHTMGIERMSSSQVSRICESLDDIVADLQSRDLSEVAYPYIWLDATYIKCRDEGHVSSCALVTAIGVGADGYRRLLSLDAIDTETYAGWISFLRSLRERGVDGVACVTSDAHEGLRRAIEEVFPGAAWQRCIVHLMRNAASSAPTRQKRAAVLAILHAVFDERDPDLVRELYHLACEEVSSFCPKAAELLEEAEADALAYLDFPYAHHRRLRTNNVQERANRELKRRSRVVQVFPSRKSLIRMLGAVFSEMDEDWASRRWFTEESIAQATAPSKPTAPAPAYEGTAEEHARRIIDVVVADNPIGRRAA
- a CDS encoding N-6 DNA methylase, which gives rise to MAKKSENTAEIGFEEQIWKAADKLRGNLDASEYKSVILGLIFLKYISDKFDERYQELVDEGDGFEEDRDEYSYRNIFYVPASARWSEIAAAAHEPEIGKVIDEAMRQIEAENPKLKNILPKNFARQELDKRRLGDVVDLFTNVQMAEKGDTRDILGRTYEYCLSKFAEAEGKNAGEFYTPACIVKTLVEIIEPYHGRVYDPCCGSGGMFVQSAEFVKRHQGNIDDLSIYGQESNPTTWKMATMNLAIRGIDANLGPANKDTFFDDVHKFEDFDFILANPPFNLKDWGGKELANDPRWEFGTPPEGNANFAWVQHMIHHLAQGGRMGMVLANGSLSSQSGGEGDIRKAIVDADLVEGIVAMPDKLFYSTGIPVSLWIISKGKSRPGETLFIDAREMGTMVSRRLREFTDEDIARVARAFDAFREGKLEEEKGFSAIATIDDIAKQDYILTPGRYVGIADVEDDGEPFEEKMERLTGELAKCFEESNRLQEQIKKNLEAIGYGM